The region GAAGTGGGATGGCATCCGCGCCCAGCTGGTGCGGCGCGGCGGCCAGACCTGGCTGTGGTCGCGCGGCGAGGAACTGATCACCGAGCGCTTCCCGGAACTGCAGCAAGCCGCCGCGACGTTGCCGGACGGCACCGTGCTCGACGGCGAGATCGTGATCTGGCAGCAGGGACGCGTGCAGCCGTTTGCGTTGCTGCAGCAGCGCATCGGCCGCAAGACGCTGAGCGCCAGGCTGCTGCGCGAAGCGCCGGCGATCCTGATGGCGTACGACCTGCTCGAGTGGCAGGGCGAGGACTGGCGTACCCGCCCGCAGGCCGAACGACGCGCGCGGCTGGAACAGGTGGTGGCTGCGCACGTCCATCCCGCGCTGGAACTGAGTCCGCTGGTCGAGGCCGACAGCTGGGAACGCTATGCCCGCCTGCGCGATGCCTCGCGCGAGCTCGGTGTGGAAGGCTTCATGCTGAAGGCGGCCGGCGCGGCCTATGGCGCGGGCCGCACCAAGGACGTGGGGGTCTGGTGGAAGTGGAAGATCGACCCGTACTCGGTCGATGCCGTGCTGGTCTATGCGCAGCGCGGCCACGGCCGCCGCGCCAGCCTCTATACCGATTTCACCTTCGCGGTCTGGAACGGCCCGCCCGGCACGCCGGGGCGGGCGCTGGTGCCCTTCGCCAAGGCCTATTCCGGGCTGACCGACGACGAGATGCGTGCGGTCGATGCCATCGTGCGCCGGACCACGGTCGAGAAGTTTGGCCCCGTTCGCAGCGTGGAGCCGACCCAGGTCTTCGAGCTCGGCTTCGAAGGCATTGCCCGCAGCGGCCGCCACAAGAGCGGCATTGCGGTGCGCTTTCCGCGCATGCTGCGCTGGCGCACGGACAAGCCGATCGACGAGGCCGACACGCTGGCCACGCTCGAAGCGATGCTGCCGGCCACCGGCGCGCCGCGGGAGGATGCGGCATGAACCCGCCGCGCGGCGCGCGCCGGCCAGCGATCGAATCGGCGCCCACCCCGCCGCCATTGACCGTGGCCCAAGGCATGCAGGCGCTGTTCGATGCGCGCGGCTGGCAGCCCTTCGCCTTCCAGCGCGAAGTCTGGACCGCGATCGCGCGCGGCCAGAGCGGGTTGCTGCATGCCACCACAGGCACCGGCAAGACCTATGCGGCGTGGCTCGGCGCGCTGATGGCATTCGCCACGCCGCGCGCGGCCCCGTCGCACGACAAGCCCGCGCCGCCGCTGACGGTGCTGTGGCTGACGCCGATGCGCGCGCTCGCCGCCGACACCACGCGCGCGCTGCAGGCGCCGCTGGCCGAGCTGGGCCTCGACTGGACCGTCGCGCTGCGCACCGGCGACACCGGCAGCGCCGAGCGCGCGGCGCAGCAGCGCCGCCTGCCGACCGCACTGGTGACCACGCCCGAAAGCCTGAACCTGATGCTGACCCGTGCCGACGCGCACGACACCCTGCGGCGCGTGCGCATGGTGGTGGTCGACGAATGGCACGAGCTGCTGGGCAACAAGCGCGGCGTGCAGGTGCAGCTGGCGCTGGCGCGGCTGCGGCAATGGCAGCCCGCGCTGATGGTGTGGGGGCTGTCGGCCACGCTCGGCAACCTGCCGCACGCGGCCGACGTGCTGCTGAGCGGCGTGCCTGGCGAGCGGCGCGTGCTGGTGCACGGCCATACCCCGAAGACACTGGTGATCGATACCCTGCTGCCCGACAACGCCAGCCGCTTCCCGTTTGCCGGCCACCTGGGCCTGTCGATGCTGCCGCATGTGGTCGAAGAACTGGCTCAAGGCGGCACCACGCTGGTGTTCCTCAATACGCGCTCGCAGGCCGAGCTGTGGTACCAGGCGCTACTCGACGCGCGCCCGGAGTGGGCGGGCGAGATTGCCCTGCACCACGGCTCGCTAGACCGCGCGGTGCGCGAATGGGTCGAGCTGAACCTGAAGAACGGCGCGCTGCGCGCGGTGGTGTGCACCTCCAGCCTGGACCTTGGCGTCGACTTCCTGCCGGTGGAGCGCGTGCTGCAGGTGGGATCGCCCAAGGGAGTGGCGCGCCTGCTGCAGCGCGCCGGGCGCTCCGGCCACGCGCCGGGCCGCGCCTCGCGCGTGACGGTGGTGCCCACGCACAGCCTGGAACTGGTCGAGGCCGTGGCCGCGCGGCATGCGGTGCGGGCGGGACGGATCGAGGCGCGCGAGTCGCCCGACAAGCCGCTCGACGTGCTGGTGCAGCACCTGGTGACGGTGGCGCTGGGCGGCGGCTTCCGGCCCGAAGCGTTGCTGGCCGAGGTGCGCTCGGCCTGGGCCTACCGCGGCCTGACCGGCGAGGAATGGCAGTGGTGCCTGGACTTCGTGCGCCAGGGTGGCGTCACGCTGACGGCGTACCCGGATTTCCGCCGCGCCGTGCCCGACGACGATGGCGTCTGGCGCGTGCCGGACGCGGGGCTGGCGCGGCGCCACCGCATGAGCGTGGGCACCATCGTCAGCGATGCCACCATGCAGGTGCGCTACTGGAGCCGCGCAGGCACCGGCGGCGCGTCGCTGGGATCGGTGGAAGAAGGCTTTATCGCGCGGCTGGCGCCGGGCGACTGCTTCCTGTTCGGCGGCCGGCTGCTGGAGCTGGTGCGGGTGCAGGAAATGACCGCCTTCGTGCGCCGTGCGACCGGCCGCCGCCCGGTGGTGCCGCGCTGGAACGGCGGCAAGATGCCGATGTCGACCGAGCTGGCCGAGGCCGTGATCGACACGCTCGCGGCCGCCGCGGCGGGCCGGCTGGATCCGCGCGACACCCCCGAGCTGCCGCTGATCCAGCCGCTGGTGGACCTGCAGGCGCAGTGGTCGGCCCTGCCCACGCGCCACACCCTGCTGGCCGAGTCGCTGCATTCGCGCGAGGGCTGGCACCTGTTCCTCTATCCGTTTGCCGGCCGCTCGGTCCACCTTGGCCTGGGCAGCCTGCTGGCATGGCGGCTGGGGCAGCAGGTGCCGGCCACGTTCTCGGTGGCGGTCAACGACTACGGGCTGGAATTGCTGGCGTCGGCGCCGGTGGACTGGGCCCGCTGGCTGCCGCAGGTATTGGCCGATGAGCGCCGGCGCGACCTGGCCGCCGACGTGCTGGGCAGCCTGAACGCGGGCGAACTGTCGTTGCGCCGTTTTCGAGAGATTGCCCGCATCGCCGGGCTGATCTTCCAGGGCTACCCCGGCGCGCCCAGGAGCGCGCGCCAGCTGCAGGCGTCGTCCAGCCTGTTCTACGAGGTCTTCCGCAAGCACGATCCCGGCAACCTGCTGCTGGGCCAGGCCGAACGCGAAGTGCTGATGCAGGAACTGGACGCGCACCGGCTCGCCGCAACGCTGGAGCGGCTGGCGGCGCTGAAGCTCGACCTGCACGCGCTGAAGCGGCCCACCCCGCTGTCGTTCCCGCTGGTGGTGGAATTCCTGCGCGAGAAGCTCAGCACCGAAAAGCTCGCCGACCGCATCGCACGGATGCTGGCCGACCTCGAACTGGCGGCCGGGCCAGAGCCCGGCGAAGCGGCGGGCATGCCGGCCGAAGCCATGGCCGATGCCGTGGCCGAGGCCGCGCGCTTCGGCATGGCCGACCATGCCGGCCCATCCGGCAGGACGCCGCGACGGCCGCGGCGCCCGCGCAAGCCGTCGAAGCCATTGCCGCTGCTATGACGCCCGACGCCCGCACCTTGCAGCAGGGCGGCGCGCTGCCCGTGTCGGCGGCCGGCGAAACCCTGTGGCTGCTGCCGGAACACGCGCTGTGGTGGCCGGCGGCCGGCATGCTGATGGTGGCGGACGTGCACTTCGGCAAGGCCGCGGCGTTCCGCGCGCTGGGCCAGCCTGTGCCGCATGGCACCACCGGCGACAACC is a window of Cupriavidus taiwanensis LMG 19424 DNA encoding:
- a CDS encoding ATP-dependent DNA ligase, producing MKAFADLYAALDGTTSTKARLGALVDYLRSAPAEDAAWAVYFLAGGKPRQIVPVSLLRDLARQAADLPDWLFEESYQAVGDLAETIALLLPDPRDADHAGLAEWVEQRLLPLRGLPPDALMPRLDALWRPLDAHGRLVLFKLITGAFRVGVSRLLVTRALGEVAGIDPKRVAERMVGYTDLSARPDAARFLALLAPEDEDDRALRAGGQPYPFFLAHPLQAPAEQFDTVLGTPGAWLVEWKWDGIRAQLVRRGGQTWLWSRGEELITERFPELQQAAATLPDGTVLDGEIVIWQQGRVQPFALLQQRIGRKTLSARLLREAPAILMAYDLLEWQGEDWRTRPQAERRARLEQVVAAHVHPALELSPLVEADSWERYARLRDASRELGVEGFMLKAAGAAYGAGRTKDVGVWWKWKIDPYSVDAVLVYAQRGHGRRASLYTDFTFAVWNGPPGTPGRALVPFAKAYSGLTDDEMRAVDAIVRRTTVEKFGPVRSVEPTQVFELGFEGIARSGRHKSGIAVRFPRMLRWRTDKPIDEADTLATLEAMLPATGAPREDAA
- a CDS encoding ligase-associated DNA damage response DEXH box helicase codes for the protein MNPPRGARRPAIESAPTPPPLTVAQGMQALFDARGWQPFAFQREVWTAIARGQSGLLHATTGTGKTYAAWLGALMAFATPRAAPSHDKPAPPLTVLWLTPMRALAADTTRALQAPLAELGLDWTVALRTGDTGSAERAAQQRRLPTALVTTPESLNLMLTRADAHDTLRRVRMVVVDEWHELLGNKRGVQVQLALARLRQWQPALMVWGLSATLGNLPHAADVLLSGVPGERRVLVHGHTPKTLVIDTLLPDNASRFPFAGHLGLSMLPHVVEELAQGGTTLVFLNTRSQAELWYQALLDARPEWAGEIALHHGSLDRAVREWVELNLKNGALRAVVCTSSLDLGVDFLPVERVLQVGSPKGVARLLQRAGRSGHAPGRASRVTVVPTHSLELVEAVAARHAVRAGRIEARESPDKPLDVLVQHLVTVALGGGFRPEALLAEVRSAWAYRGLTGEEWQWCLDFVRQGGVTLTAYPDFRRAVPDDDGVWRVPDAGLARRHRMSVGTIVSDATMQVRYWSRAGTGGASLGSVEEGFIARLAPGDCFLFGGRLLELVRVQEMTAFVRRATGRRPVVPRWNGGKMPMSTELAEAVIDTLAAAAAGRLDPRDTPELPLIQPLVDLQAQWSALPTRHTLLAESLHSREGWHLFLYPFAGRSVHLGLGSLLAWRLGQQVPATFSVAVNDYGLELLASAPVDWARWLPQVLADERRRDLAADVLGSLNAGELSLRRFREIARIAGLIFQGYPGAPRSARQLQASSSLFYEVFRKHDPGNLLLGQAEREVLMQELDAHRLAATLERLAALKLDLHALKRPTPLSFPLVVEFLREKLSTEKLADRIARMLADLELAAGPEPGEAAGMPAEAMADAVAEAARFGMADHAGPSGRTPRRPRRPRKPSKPLPLL